In Paenibacillus guangzhouensis, a single window of DNA contains:
- a CDS encoding LutC/YkgG family protein, whose product MADQELSLLEQLEKESRAKQVEFIGGIAAKLGRKEIAQKPVHPFRGAPDFWTQLNWSKEEKIERFMDNWQSVGGHTARFQTMEEAKQFIVERATELGARHVIRQNQPTLNELGLEEALPTAEVRVWNSEPAANWRAHAAGADIGIAVVDHAIAYTGTITVLSSPEQGRSVTLLPTVMMAIIPVERLKTRMGEVMERIDGMRREDLPAGIHFITGPSRSSDIENDLTIGVHGPGIVYALIVG is encoded by the coding sequence ATGGCTGATCAAGAATTGTCACTGCTCGAGCAGTTAGAGAAGGAATCGCGGGCGAAACAGGTGGAATTCATCGGCGGCATCGCGGCGAAGCTGGGACGCAAGGAAATTGCGCAGAAGCCTGTGCATCCATTCCGCGGCGCGCCGGATTTCTGGACCCAGCTGAACTGGTCGAAGGAAGAGAAGATCGAGCGGTTCATGGACAACTGGCAGAGTGTTGGCGGTCATACCGCACGCTTCCAGACGATGGAGGAAGCAAAGCAGTTCATTGTAGAGCGGGCGACTGAGCTCGGCGCACGCCATGTGATTCGACAGAATCAACCGACGCTGAATGAACTTGGGCTGGAAGAGGCGCTGCCGACAGCCGAGGTCCGCGTCTGGAACAGCGAACCTGCGGCGAATTGGCGAGCCCATGCGGCAGGCGCAGATATCGGGATCGCGGTCGTGGATCATGCGATTGCATATACGGGGACGATTACCGTATTGTCTTCGCCGGAGCAAGGGCGCTCTGTCACGCTGCTGCCAACGGTGATGATGGCGATCATTCCCGTCGAGCGGCTTAAGACACGGATGGGCGAAGTGATGGAGCGAATCGACGGCATGCGTAGAGAGGACTTGCCTGCGGGGATTCACTTTATTACGGGACCTAGCCGTTCCTCGGATATCGAGAATGACCTGACGATCGGTGTCCATGGTCCGGGGATTGTCTATGCGCTAATTGTAGGGTAA
- a CDS encoding FadR/GntR family transcriptional regulator, whose amino-acid sequence MEITRLAKRNHYEEIIEQLKRLILDGRVKVGEKLPSTKELSERFGVGRSTMREALSALKAMGLIEIRQGGGCTVISSSVMEIEMPELSSLRMNRSTVLELIEARKALEVSNAALAAEKATDEDKRKLRAIVAEMEQTIGDDQAGERTDLEFHLMLAQATHNSVLLRLFESIAEQMERAIQQTRRVELYANRSVSARLYEEHLSICEAIQQGQPAEAEQAMRAHLQHVESILTKYI is encoded by the coding sequence ATGGAAATTACGCGATTGGCCAAACGGAATCACTATGAAGAAATTATCGAGCAGCTGAAACGGCTGATCTTGGACGGTCGTGTGAAGGTCGGCGAGAAGCTGCCGTCGACGAAGGAGCTGTCGGAGCGGTTCGGCGTCGGACGTTCCACGATGCGCGAAGCCCTAAGCGCGCTTAAGGCGATGGGACTCATCGAGATTCGGCAGGGCGGCGGCTGTACGGTCATCTCCTCATCCGTGATGGAGATCGAAATGCCGGAATTAAGTTCGCTGCGGATGAATCGCAGTACCGTGCTCGAGCTGATCGAGGCACGGAAGGCGCTCGAGGTCTCGAACGCGGCGCTAGCGGCCGAGAAGGCGACGGATGAGGATAAACGGAAGCTGCGGGCGATTGTTGCGGAAATGGAGCAGACGATCGGTGATGACCAGGCGGGAGAACGGACAGATCTGGAATTTCATCTGATGTTGGCACAGGCGACGCATAACTCGGTTCTGCTGCGATTGTTCGAGTCGATTGCGGAGCAAATGGAGCGGGCGATCCAACAGACGCGGCGGGTGGAACTCTATGCGAATCGATCGGTCTCAGCTCGGCTCTATGAGGAGCATCTCTCGATCTGTGAGGCGATCCAGCAAGGGCAGCCAGCGGAGGCGGAACAGGCGATGCGAGCGCATCTCCAGCATGTCGAGAGCATTCTGACGAAATATATTTAA
- a CDS encoding AraC family transcriptional regulator yields the protein MSTDEQPETRPVEEYVFTRTTLQQLIEIHNLITFHYFEFSKDYEFTGERHDFWEFLYVDRGTVNVTVDHTTHTLAQGEIIFHKPNEYHSFCALQGKAPNLIVMTFDCHSEAMKHFEDQVISLANEERNLLAMIVEEGRQAFQIPCGHPIIRQANAPIGGEQLIKCYLEAFLIRLLRKHLIAQPVSPKSLSSAARENISDDLVKRITFYLEEHLADMHSLESLSQRFLISKTRLKDLFKQQTGHTVMEYMMHLRMEHAKMIMREETANMTEIATRLGFSSVHYFSKSFKKKTRMSPTEYARTVKARIRN from the coding sequence ATGAGCACCGACGAACAACCCGAGACCCGGCCGGTCGAAGAATATGTCTTTACCCGCACCACGCTGCAGCAGCTCATTGAAATTCATAATTTGATTACGTTCCATTATTTTGAATTCAGCAAAGACTATGAATTTACCGGAGAGCGCCATGATTTCTGGGAGTTTCTCTATGTCGATCGCGGTACGGTGAACGTGACGGTGGATCATACCACCCATACGCTTGCGCAAGGCGAGATTATTTTTCACAAACCGAATGAATACCACAGCTTCTGCGCGCTCCAAGGCAAAGCACCGAACCTGATTGTCATGACCTTCGATTGCCATTCTGAAGCAATGAAGCATTTCGAGGATCAAGTCATCTCGCTCGCGAACGAGGAACGAAATCTACTCGCGATGATCGTTGAGGAAGGACGCCAGGCGTTCCAAATCCCTTGCGGTCACCCGATCATCCGTCAGGCCAACGCGCCGATTGGCGGAGAGCAGCTCATCAAGTGTTATCTAGAGGCGTTTCTGATTCGACTTCTGCGCAAACATCTGATTGCTCAGCCTGTATCGCCCAAGTCGCTGTCCTCTGCAGCCCGGGAGAACATTAGTGACGATCTCGTCAAACGAATTACGTTCTACCTGGAAGAGCATCTCGCTGATATGCATTCGCTTGAATCGCTTAGCCAGAGGTTCCTCATCTCGAAGACGCGGCTGAAGGACCTCTTCAAGCAGCAGACAGGCCATACGGTGATGGAATACATGATGCACCTGCGAATGGAGCATGCCAAAATGATCATGCGTGAAGAGACCGCTAACATGACAGAGATCGCCACACGACTTGGATTCAGCAGCGTTCATTATTTCTCAAAAAGCTTCAAGAAGAAGACACGCATGAGCCCGACGGAATATGCGAGAACGGTGAAGGCAAGAATTCGCAACTAA
- a CDS encoding Gfo/Idh/MocA family protein, producing MKLGVIGYGSRISYVISEMINQDARCHIAAIVDVRKDEIRQTLAEQGNTDVRFYDTAEEMLASETLDGVVIGTRCSLHTEMAVKVLATGLPLYLEKPVSTTMEDLYRLKAAYEASSSQVIVSFPLRHSEIVKQVKEIINSGKLGTIEHVQAVNNVPYGNVYFQNWYRDEEETGGLFLQKATHDLDYLNDVLQLKPVSVCAMTSKQIFKGTKPAGLKCKDCEENRTCAESTAFKTDGTELWEYCAFAEDTGNEDSGSCIVRYETGMHLTYSQNFFARRGAQARGARFLGYKGTVEFDFYTGIVKVHMHHTPRVETYDFSLGGGHFGGDTDLAKNFVELMQGTAESRYSLEDGLLSALMCLKARESAMTDTFQSLAWSDVQEAVYV from the coding sequence ATGAAACTGGGTGTTATTGGCTATGGAAGCCGGATAAGTTATGTCATATCGGAAATGATCAATCAAGATGCGCGGTGCCATATTGCGGCGATCGTCGACGTGCGCAAGGATGAGATTCGTCAGACATTGGCCGAACAAGGAAATACGGACGTACGGTTCTATGATACGGCGGAAGAAATGCTGGCATCTGAAACGTTGGATGGCGTGGTGATTGGTACGCGTTGTTCGCTCCATACGGAGATGGCGGTTAAGGTACTCGCGACAGGACTGCCATTATATCTGGAGAAGCCGGTCTCGACGACCATGGAGGATCTCTATCGGCTCAAAGCGGCATATGAGGCATCGAGCTCGCAGGTGATCGTTTCTTTCCCGCTGCGTCATTCGGAGATCGTGAAGCAGGTGAAGGAGATCATCAACTCGGGCAAACTTGGCACGATCGAGCATGTCCAAGCGGTGAACAACGTGCCTTACGGCAACGTCTATTTTCAGAACTGGTACCGCGACGAGGAAGAGACGGGCGGATTATTCCTCCAGAAAGCGACGCATGACCTGGATTACCTCAATGACGTGCTTCAGTTGAAGCCGGTGAGCGTGTGCGCGATGACGTCGAAACAGATTTTCAAAGGAACGAAGCCGGCCGGCCTCAAATGCAAAGATTGCGAAGAGAACCGGACTTGTGCGGAGAGTACGGCATTCAAGACCGATGGTACGGAGCTGTGGGAGTATTGCGCCTTCGCGGAGGATACAGGCAATGAGGATTCGGGCAGCTGTATCGTACGGTACGAGACGGGCATGCATCTGACGTATTCACAGAACTTCTTCGCACGGCGCGGAGCGCAAGCACGCGGGGCCAGGTTCCTGGGCTACAAAGGCACGGTCGAGTTCGATTTCTACACCGGCATCGTCAAAGTCCACATGCACCATACCCCACGGGTGGAGACTTATGATTTCTCGCTCGGCGGCGGGCATTTTGGCGGAGATACGGATTTGGCAAAAAATTTCGTCGAGCTGATGCAAGGGACGGCGGAATCCCGGTATTCGCTTGAGGACGGGCTACTTAGCGCATTGATGTGCCTCAAGGCGAGAGAATCGGCGATGACGGATACGTTCCAATCGCTGGCGTGGAGCGATGTTCAGGAAGCAGTGTACGTTTAG
- a CDS encoding DUF4091 domain-containing protein — translation MEQSNLFQSITLHALTKVFADEKPLGEAYTQGSALNGETFAFQVAYTSERLLKNLKVEVESSIGLPVHVRAVGLVPSEMPCYFDHDADVLRTTAGLYPDPLYELENTPVHALPDQWRSLWIHVDLDETVQPGDHEVKVTITSVEGELLATNTFVLNVIPAQLPKQRLIHTEWFHTDCIATQYGVDVFSEAHWALLEKFIGTAVKHGMNMILTPLFTPPLDTAIGGQRPTVQLVDVEVLGDGAYSFGFDRLTRWVAMCRNVGVEYFEFSHLFTQWGAKHAPKIIAKVNGAEQQIFGWNTISTSAEYRSFIDQFLPALDAYIQVNGLSGQSWFHISDEPSQDHLETYMAASEMVRKHLSAYPIMDALSSLEFYEQGLVQRPIPANDHIEPFLRAEVPDLWTYYCCSQDDQVSNRYFNMPSARNRVLGFQLYKFGLQGFLHWGYNFWYTQYSLDQQIDPYRTTDAGCAFPSGDAYLVYPGEAGPVESVRLEVLHQGLQDLRALELLESWIGKAKTVALIEEGLATPITFSEYPRGNGEWLLAARERINQAIAEHCCLTNG, via the coding sequence ATGGAACAATCCAATCTTTTTCAATCGATAACATTGCACGCATTAACCAAAGTATTCGCGGACGAGAAACCGCTTGGTGAGGCCTATACCCAAGGTTCGGCGCTAAATGGGGAGACATTCGCTTTCCAAGTGGCCTATACGTCAGAACGCTTGCTCAAAAATTTGAAAGTCGAAGTCGAATCGTCGATCGGACTGCCTGTCCATGTGAGAGCGGTAGGGTTAGTGCCTTCGGAAATGCCTTGCTATTTCGACCATGATGCAGACGTGCTCCGGACGACGGCTGGATTGTACCCTGACCCATTGTACGAATTGGAAAATACCCCAGTTCATGCGCTGCCAGATCAGTGGCGTTCGCTCTGGATTCATGTGGATCTGGACGAGACAGTGCAGCCGGGCGATCATGAGGTGAAGGTAACGATCACATCGGTGGAAGGGGAGCTGCTCGCGACGAATACGTTCGTGCTGAATGTCATTCCAGCGCAGCTGCCGAAGCAGCGGCTAATCCATACGGAATGGTTCCATACGGATTGCATTGCGACGCAATATGGTGTGGATGTGTTCAGTGAAGCGCATTGGGCGCTGCTCGAGAAGTTCATCGGAACGGCCGTAAAGCATGGCATGAACATGATTCTAACGCCGTTATTCACGCCGCCGCTTGATACGGCGATTGGTGGACAACGTCCAACGGTTCAGTTGGTCGATGTGGAAGTGCTGGGGGACGGGGCGTATTCCTTCGGCTTCGATCGATTGACGCGTTGGGTAGCGATGTGCCGGAACGTGGGCGTGGAATATTTCGAATTCTCGCACTTGTTCACGCAGTGGGGGGCGAAGCATGCACCGAAGATCATCGCCAAGGTGAACGGCGCGGAACAGCAAATTTTCGGCTGGAATACGATCTCGACATCTGCGGAATATCGCAGCTTCATTGATCAGTTCTTGCCGGCATTGGATGCCTACATTCAGGTCAATGGGCTGAGCGGGCAAAGCTGGTTCCATATCTCGGATGAGCCGAGTCAGGATCATCTAGAGACGTATATGGCCGCAAGCGAAATGGTGCGGAAGCATCTATCTGCTTACCCGATTATGGATGCATTGTCATCGCTGGAGTTCTACGAGCAGGGACTCGTGCAGCGTCCGATTCCAGCGAACGACCATATTGAACCGTTCCTCCGTGCTGAGGTACCGGATCTCTGGACCTACTATTGCTGCTCGCAGGATGACCAAGTCTCGAATCGTTATTTCAATATGCCTTCGGCGCGCAACCGCGTGCTGGGCTTCCAATTGTATAAGTTCGGTCTGCAAGGGTTCCTGCATTGGGGATATAACTTCTGGTATACCCAGTATTCATTGGATCAGCAGATCGATCCTTATCGGACGACGGATGCCGGTTGCGCGTTCCCGTCAGGCGACGCTTACCTGGTCTACCCAGGTGAAGCGGGACCGGTTGAGTCGGTTCGCTTGGAAGTGCTGCATCAAGGATTGCAGGATTTGCGCGCTCTAGAGCTGCTAGAGTCCTGGATCGGCAAAGCCAAGACGGTTGCGTTGATCGAAGAAGGACTTGCGACGCCGATCACGTTCTCGGAATACCCGCGCGGTAATGGTGAATGGCTCTTAGCTGCAAGGGAGCGAATTAATCAAGCGATTGCGGAACATTGCTGTCTGACGAATGGATAG